ACATGTTTGCTTATCTCCCCAATGGTGCACACATTTTTTTCAGCGGTATTGATAGCAACCACATCTTGGGAAAAGCCACAATTCATACCTGAAGAAACCTGCAACAGTTTTTAGATCAGAAAGGTAGACAAATTTAGCTCATAGAGAAACCAACATTTTAATAACCAACCTTGTACTACTCATTTAACATATACAGAAGGGTGAGTTGGATAAATATCCAAAAAGCAATACAGTAAAGTTGATTTTGTATGTCACAGAAGATAACAATACCATTCTGCAATAtgactttttgaattttaaattttattttgctgaTAATACATTGGTCTATTGAGTAtctaaaaaaaaaggataaaataacaCTAGGATCTGTACCCTGTAATTTATGTAGTGATTGCAATATACTTACATCATAAAGGGTATTGCCAAGCTTGAGCTTGATTTTACCACTTTTGTATACCAGCATTTTACCCATGAAGCCAGATGGTAAGTCTTTCAACTCACAAAGCTTCTCCACTTTTTTTGAACCCCCAGGAGGTTTAGATTTCGCATTAAGATCTTTTCCTCCATCAGTACTTGATTCTATAACCATAGGCAATTTTGAAGGCAATTTAATCAAGAACATATTTGCCTCTAGGTTTTCCTCCTACCAACAATTTGgtcaaaacattattataatgattaaaggaaatttaattcatcaatttaatATCTCAAACTTCGGTTTACCTACCAAAAGGCCTAACTCCATTGCTGAATTTGATGCATCTTCATCGTATGTTCTGGACTCTGCAGCCTCCCCAAATTCCTCCTCATCAAGAAGCtctatcagaaaaaaaaatgttatgttaAAGTCAGTAACCAATTAGATGTTTGGAGAATATCTAGTGTGTACTACTTTCAAAGTAGCAATGAAATAAGTTCTTAACTCCAGCTAGGAGAAAAAGGTGAACGAACACCTTAGTAACTAAAATTGTTAATTCCGGAAACGAGCAGAACAGGTTTTGTTACTAAATAAACTAGCTGAAATAAGTCAGTTTTCCATCAATTttacttcattatttttcttcctttcttttttgcAAGATAGTTCTTGAATTATACCTGGATTTCCAGAATATGGCCTCCTCAGAGGAAGAGTTACTGGATAATTACTGTAATAGTCCTATAGCATAATCCAACAACCAATACTTCAGAACAAAAAATAAGCATGAAAATTACAtcgaaaaatgataaaaagaagataaagCAGTACATGAATTAGAGAACATATTCGTTTCATTCAGAATACTTACCCATGGTTCTGTGTATTCTTTCTCTGCCACCACTGCAATTAGAGCATCACGATAATACTGTTAATAGGAGGAAGGATCATGCAGCAAAGAGCACAGCACCGTGTAGAAATATATTAAACGAAAGTGTATTAATGGTGGCATACCACTAGATGCCGAATTCTGATTGATGTTGACACTTCTCCCACTCCTGGCAATACCATATGATTTCAAAGAAGTTGATTCACCACCATAACCAAAAGCAATTTGTGAAGCTGACACTGCGCACCATAAATATGAACAATGCCAGTttagaaaacagaaaacatgGTGAAAAGGGAGTCATGTCAAGCTTCGTTATAAGATATCTACATAGACAGACAAGATACTAAGTATCCAAATTACGCTACTTCAACAACAATTATATCAATGAAGTCCCAGGAATGAAAAAATTGAGGCTACACACTTGTTACCATCATGATACATAAACTAAAGATGCTAACAAATCTCCTAAAATATCAGAATAAACTAGCCCAGTAACAGACTTGGACATATACATTACTGCTTTTCAAATCTAGAAAAACAAACTTCCAAAAAGACTTGACAACCCGTTCAGTGTACCAAACCGTGATATTGAATATCTCCCAGTATCCCTACATATGGCAATTTCAATATTCCACGTCACAGATTACCCACCCTAATATTCTTAAAACAATTTCTTCATCATGCTTCTCTATTTAACAGTCATGTAAACTCCAAACATTTGTGTGCACGTTCGTTTTCAggatttattatgatttatttccAATAACGAAAAGAACGGAAAAGCAATGCTGAATATATAAAAGACAAGGATAATCAAATAAGAGAACTTCAGTAACATAGCAAACCTTTTTTCTCAACCTTGTTCCTTGCCTTCATAGCACTCTCCTACACAACATACAAGGAATATATAAAATCACAGAAAAGCAAAATAATTAAGAGAGACCAATGAAATTGAAGTCAGAGTTACATTGAAACGCCGCAGTAGATCCTTAGCCTGGTTTGCATCAGCCTCAGCATTCTCAACCACTTCGCTACAAAAGCAGAACAAATAAGAGTAGCATTAAATCAAGCTGCACTACACCACAAACTATCACCAAACAAAATAATCCATACCTTTTAACTTCCTTCTTTGGAACAAGACGGGGTGGTGCTCTTGGAGCAAATTTATGCTGCAATGCCAATAACAACAGCAGATTAAATAACTTTACTTTGTGATGTAAAAAAATTGATGCATtgcaaatattaataataataataataataataataataataagtaatgaACAAATTAAAAGCAAACCTTCCGTCTGACTTGTGGAGAAGGCTCTGAATCCATAAGAGTGTAATGCTGATCCGAAActgagaaagaaaacaaaaagtgaaTGAGTTATTCATAAAGCATGAAAACAGAAAGAATGAAAGGAGCTTTTTTTGTGCGTCATGAAATCCGATTATCGAATGAAAAAACATTAAGAAGAACATATTAACAGAACGTGGGAAAGTGGGAACAGAGACACATACGTATGTGGTTTGGTTGACGAAGAGAGAGAACAGTGTCTTTGAAAGCAATAGGAAGTAGTGAGCGGCAGGATCCGCCACAACTTAAAAAACCTACCAAAGTTAGGTTCATATGAATCTAAGGCCCAGAAAcagagattttatttatttatttatttatttattttcattttttattatagaatttctttgtttttggggTTAATGGGAATATTTAATTCTCGTTTATCatgaaatttatttgttatcttCATGAGATTACCAAaccaaaaaaatttagaataaagaTGTGTATATcagtaaaataattatcagaattagtatttttttcaaatattgttaaCGTATGagttatatcttttattatcatctcttataatttatacaaatatatattcattatttttattttgtgtaattttatttattatataaaaaataaagtttaattagtAACTATAAATTATTTGGTTTCTCGAAGAGGATTGGATATATGAAATTCTAAAAATTCGATCActtaaaagattttgaaaatttttgtaatgtatttttgtattatatattaattaatttttaatgtttttaacgataataaatttttatttaatatataaaaattacaaacttacatatgttttttctctaatatagaaaaatttaaatatattataaataatttaatatattataaatataataaacataaatttactaatataatcagtataataaacataaatttacgtatattataaatataacgaaaatcaatttaaatttattaaaaatatagcaaacataaatttacctatattacaaatataacaaaCATACGTATAAAGTTAGGTAttacaaatacaataaatataaatttatatcgGATATTAAAAGCCATAAATTCATATCTTTTAACTTACTACAAATatcaaaaacctaaaataacatGTCTAAGCCTTCTTAAAGTTTTCaatattcattatttcattCGAAGTATAAATCATTTTACTCACATGCTGTAAGAATTGTTAGTTCAAAAACCCGTTTTCATCCacccaaataaaatatatgctaGCTAAAAAATAGTTCTTATAGAAAATTGCGTAGAtggtaaatataaaaaattggaaaCTATAACTTAACGTTAACTTGGGTAAGTTTGAATAAATGTTTCAAATTATTCTAAATACTTTATTTACCGAATATTGctattaaaatcaaacaaaattataaataaaaacaacattcaCTCAAATAACATGTCACTTATTAATTGTTCGTTTAAGTTTCTCTtgattcaaatatatttttgataaaatgatattaatccAAAGTACTATCAACAGTTTtatcttgatttttctttaatgtttgaatgaatttcattatatgctgcttttatttttaacttgcatataaattagttttaatttcttatttttttttttaattttttgtaatggTGAGATAAATTTGCAGTGATTTCTTTTATAGGATAACGATACACGTACactccattttttattctaagctATTCAACAccaataaaactttatttttattttaaaatataaaataatttaaaaataatccaataaaaatattagtctTTTATTAAGTATTGAATGAATATAGAAAAGTTGAAAGACGTAagtttaattcttattttcgTCCTTATCTTTTCATTTCAATCACTTTTTCCAAACTACGCCGAAATCGTTAATTTCTAGATGTCTCTCACCACTTCCAAACtttgaataattaataacaatgaACGAAACACAAATTGCAATCActtgtctttttttattttgttcacagCTTTTGATCACAGTGGTTTGCATGCAATACGTCTAAATCAATTCAACTCATTCTAAGTGTTTAagatttaacatttttaatgttttggatATGGCTCTAAACTACTcgactttttatttattataaactatttttgaattttaaatatgtaagtatattattaggatttttttttcaaactatacTTTTTATTGTTCAAATACAATCTCTTTTCATTAAAGACTAAAttctcatatattttaataaaaataatattgactAAAATTAACATGctaaacattatatttttttttctttttttgaatctaattgtattattatctgaacatcaatttctttattatgttatctttttctcaccctatatatatatatatatatatacattgttAGTATGCgaaagttatataaaattgtatccgtaaataaaatataacatcgtgtgtgtgtgtaaaatattactaaaaataaagtagaaaaaataatttatttatagcaAACGGcgaaaatttcatttatattcttATAGATAAAGTTGAATATTTGTTGAATGAGTCTCAATCCAATCCCACTTAGGAGGACTCTTATGTTATTTCGGTTCATAATTAGTTCTAtggtcaattttatttttttgtcgtAAAATTTTGTTCTGAAATACATAACAACATAAGTACTTGGGTATGATTTTAACACATGAGTTTATTCGAAAACTGGATggtatttgaaatattaattccACTCTATATTTTTCCTTAAACTAAAAAATTCGTCGAGCCCAAATTTGTTAAATGActttagattttattattttgtatgtgtttagggtttagataCAGAACATGAGTTTAATAATCAtgcaatattatttattttattaatataaaaaaaaatgatgcagtcgtttttttttgtttgcctcgtttttgttttttttttttttttctattttaagtgtataatattttattcagaGTTTGTATAGAAGCGCAATTTCGGATGCAGAAATATTGAGTTTAAAAAGACAAAACCTCGTTTAGGTTATATCTATGGGTGAAATGAAAATGATTGGTGGACAAAAGAATATTCAACGTTGTTCCTCAATTCGGCTATAAATTGTTGGGTGGCGCTGCCTCTCACCACCATCATATTCTGACCCCTTCTAAgctttgtccttttttttttttgtaacagTCATGTCTCTGCCAACCTCACAAGGTGCACAACCACCCTACAATCAGGCCGCTGCCACTGGTTTTCCGGCGGCTTACAACCCCTACCCGAAACCCCTGGCCGAGGCTGAATGGTCCACGGGCCTCTTTGATTGCTTCTCCAACTTCAAAAACTGTAAGCTCCTTTTTGATACATTTATAGTAATTCCTTTGATGTTGACCCTTTCTTACATATTGCCTCGTCTCTGTTTTGTTTAAGGTTGCATAACGTGCTGGTGCCCATGCATCACGTTTGGTCAAATTGCAGAGATTGTTGACAAGGGATCAACGTGTAAGAAACTATTTAtttctgagaaaaaaaaaactattgtaTATAGAGCATATATGCGATGGTGACATGAAAGGGAAAGCTTGGTTTTGTTGCGTTGAAAGATGAATGGTTTGATTTTGTATATGCAGCATGTGGTGCTAGTGGAGCATTGTATACACTGGTTTCTTGTTTGCTTGGTTGTGGTTGCATATACTCATGCTTCTACCGCAGCAAGATGAGGAGACAATACATGTTGAAGGAGAGTCCATGTTGGGATTTCTTGGTTCATTGCTGCTGTGAAACCTGTGCCTTGTGCCAAGAATACCGTGAACTTGAAAACCGTGGATTTGACATGACCATTGGTACCGACCAAATTCATTACTTTACTATTTGCTATTATCCTATAGTGCCGGACTGTGAATAACTTAATATGCATAATCTTTGGTTTACACTACATagattatatttcaaaatatatgcaGATGATGAACTGATTTATTTCGTTTGAAAATGACGATCAGGGTGGGAGGGAAATGTTGAACGAGGAAACCTTGGTGTAGGCAAGGTTCCAACTGCTCCAGCAGTTCAACCTATGTCTCGTTGAGAAATAACCATAACCACAATGCATAGATATCAGTTCCACATGCCTGGCCACGATACCTGCGTCAGAAAGATCACTTATGATTAAGAATGTATTATTATCAGTTGTTGTTATATCTCTGTTGTTGATATATGtctgttgttgctgctgttgatGTTACATGTCTTTCATGGATATGGTATTACAATTTGTGAAGACTTTCCCAGTTGTGTGAAGCTTTTatcttcatttatatatatatatatatatatatatatatatatatatatatatatatatatatataaaagaaagtgtGATTTTTAATGTCGAAAAATTATAGGTTAGATTTTTCGAAGTTAAACAATGATCATCCagcaatatatatattacacaaGTTAATTGTCCGCGCCAATACAGTGTTTTTATGTTCCCCagtgaaaattaatattttttaattgaagttattcacaaaaataagaaGCTTGATAAATATAAACTCCATCTTCGGCGATATAGTaatagagaaagaaataataaaagaagagaaagattagAAGAAAGTTACTACTGATATACGTAACATGTGATAAAATGTTAGTAACATTTGTTTTAAGTGTTACTATACATTATATATCTAGTAGTGAGtagaatgaaatataaagagaaaatgagtatataaatataattattgtaaaataaaaacaataaatcagAATACAGTGGATGTGGGTTTGTGGGTATGGGGCAATTTGACCCAcaggatattttttttcttcaacatatttaataaaaaatatttaagtccCCGTAAAAATGGGTTTTGTCTCCCTGAAATAGGATCTTAATGTAAAAAAGATATAAGTGATAAAGGAAAaacttaattagttttattactTTATCTTGTAAATTTTATCGTTTTTGTTTCGATGATACTAAACACATACAATGATTCAATGAACAAacacttcatttttatttgtcttattgTAGTATAGATTTGACAGTTTACTTGAAACTTTTACATAGATGTTTAGGATCATGAACAGTCAACATTTAAGGGATTTTTCACTTTCGTTAAAAAGAATATACAATGATATGAATACTTTATGATGGTTTGCTCACAAAGAGatgtttataaaatgaaaaaagtgcATATATACAGGATAATTGTACTTTGTGAAAagttatatgttatttaaattattcttatatattatttatgttataaagAACTTGTCATACTTTTCTTCTTTAGATAggtttagaaatttttttaataattttttacttcatGCAATTGTGTGAGTTTGTCAAGGCAATTCCAATGTTAATGGTTTGAAAGAGATAGATTATGATAATGTAATGTCTGTCTTTTGGCTCCTTGCGAAATGTTA
This genomic stretch from Vigna radiata var. radiata cultivar VC1973A chromosome 7, Vradiata_ver6, whole genome shotgun sequence harbors:
- the LOC106766589 gene encoding DNA-directed RNA polymerase III subunit RPC4 is translated as MNLTLVGFLSCGGSCRSLLPIAFKDTVLSLRQPNHILSDQHYTLMDSEPSPQVRRKHKFAPRAPPRLVPKKEVKSEVVENAEADANQAKDLLRRFNESAMKARNKVEKKVSASQIAFGYGGESTSLKSYGIARSGRSVNINQNSASSVVAEKEYTEPWDYYSNYPVTLPLRRPYSGNPELLDEEEFGEAAESRTYDEDASNSAMELGLLEENLEANMFLIKLPSKLPMVIESSTDGGKDLNAKSKPPGGSKKVEKLCELKDLPSGFMGKMLVYKSGKIKLKLGNTLYDVSSGMNCGFSQDVVAINTAEKNVCTIGEISKHVTVTPDIDDILDNLSDF
- the LOC106766590 gene encoding protein PLANT CADMIUM RESISTANCE 2; protein product: MSLPTSQGAQPPYNQAAATGFPAAYNPYPKPLAEAEWSTGLFDCFSNFKNCCITCWCPCITFGQIAEIVDKGSTSCGASGALYTLVSCLLGCGCIYSCFYRSKMRRQYMLKESPCWDFLVHCCCETCALCQEYRELENRGFDMTIGWEGNVERGNLGVGKVPTAPAVQPMSR